Proteins encoded together in one Acidobacteriota bacterium window:
- a CDS encoding ABC transporter ATP-binding protein, whose amino-acid sequence MSDAAITLDHVTKRFGQVEAVGGVSFDVRKGEMFGLIGPDGAGKTTTIRLLCGLLRADGGTITVLGKDPITQHHAITRTVGYFSQRFSLYGDLTIDENIAFFAEIHGVKGYQARRTRLLDMMQLTRFRNRLADQLSGGMKQKLALACTLVHEPNVVLLDEPTTGVDPVSRREFWRLLSEFLSQGITIFMATPYLDEAERCSRVALMSEGLVLALDHPSAIRATFPGEIVEVIAEPQEKALAVVQQDAGVRDVQTFGERLHARLEKGQGEAAVARMGGALQRAGVEVTSLRVVATSLEDVFIDRVTRAQ is encoded by the coding sequence ATGAGCGACGCCGCCATCACGCTTGACCACGTGACGAAGCGCTTCGGCCAGGTGGAGGCCGTCGGCGGCGTGTCGTTCGACGTCCGGAAGGGCGAGATGTTCGGGCTGATTGGTCCGGACGGCGCCGGCAAGACCACGACAATTCGCTTGCTCTGTGGCCTGCTACGCGCCGATGGCGGCACCATCACCGTGCTCGGCAAGGACCCGATCACGCAGCATCACGCGATCACCCGCACGGTCGGCTATTTCTCCCAGCGTTTCAGCCTCTACGGCGATCTCACCATCGACGAGAACATCGCGTTCTTCGCGGAGATCCACGGCGTGAAGGGCTACCAGGCGCGGCGCACCCGGCTGCTCGACATGATGCAGTTGACCAGGTTCCGGAATCGGCTCGCCGACCAGCTGTCGGGCGGTATGAAGCAGAAGCTCGCGCTGGCCTGCACGCTGGTGCACGAGCCCAATGTCGTGCTGCTCGACGAACCGACGACGGGAGTCGATCCCGTGTCGCGCCGCGAGTTCTGGCGGCTGCTGTCGGAGTTCCTGTCGCAGGGCATCACGATCTTCATGGCGACGCCGTATCTGGACGAAGCCGAGCGTTGCTCGCGTGTGGCGCTGATGAGCGAGGGGCTCGTGCTGGCGCTCGACCATCCGTCGGCGATTCGCGCCACCTTCCCGGGCGAGATCGTGGAGGTGATTGCCGAGCCGCAGGAGAAGGCCCTGGCCGTCGTGCAGCAGGATGCGGGCGTGCGGGACGTCCAGACGTTTGGCGAACGCCTGCACGCACGGCTGGAGAAGGGCCAGGGAGAAGCGGCGGTCGCGCGGATGGGCGGGGCGCTCCAACGGGCCGGTGTCGAGGTCACCAGCCTCCGCGTGGTGGCGACCAGCCTCGAGGATGTGTTCATCGACCGCGTGACTCGCGCGCAATAA
- a CDS encoding efflux RND transporter periplasmic adaptor subunit has protein sequence MTPFMHRQILRHATVWAAAAAVLLTGPSCAKKAPADRVRVSGYVEATEVQVSAEVGGRLLDLKVAEGDRVAAGSVVAQIDTADALLILKRAQADREVADAQLRLLLAGARVEDVRQAEATRAGGEADLAAAREDLMAADRDLKRFESLMAANSGVEKQRDDAASRKEMASKRVTSAEQRVRASAEALNRLKAGARPEEIEAARARLASIDAQIGIVNKGIKDATVLAPISGLVTQKMVDQGELHAPGVPLVVMADLDNVWANVYLDEPLVPKVSLGQTVTLYTDAGGPGIEGKITFISAKAEFTPRNVQTADERSKLVFRLKVSVDNRKGVLKQGMPVEAEILFAK, from the coding sequence ATGACGCCGTTTATGCACCGCCAGATCCTGCGCCACGCCACCGTCTGGGCCGCCGCCGCGGCCGTCCTGTTGACCGGGCCGTCGTGCGCGAAGAAGGCACCGGCCGACCGTGTCCGCGTGTCGGGTTACGTCGAGGCCACCGAAGTGCAGGTGTCCGCGGAAGTCGGCGGCCGCCTGCTCGACCTGAAGGTGGCCGAGGGGGACCGCGTTGCCGCCGGCAGCGTCGTGGCGCAGATCGACACGGCCGACGCGCTGCTGATCCTCAAGCGGGCGCAGGCGGATCGCGAGGTCGCCGACGCGCAACTTCGTCTGCTGCTCGCCGGTGCGCGCGTCGAGGATGTCCGGCAGGCCGAGGCGACGCGTGCGGGCGGTGAGGCCGATCTGGCCGCGGCCAGGGAAGATCTGATGGCTGCCGACCGGGATCTCAAGCGCTTCGAGTCGCTGATGGCCGCCAATTCAGGCGTCGAGAAGCAGCGCGATGATGCGGCGAGCAGAAAAGAGATGGCCAGCAAACGCGTCACGAGCGCCGAGCAGCGGGTCCGCGCCTCGGCCGAGGCGCTCAACCGGCTCAAGGCAGGTGCCCGCCCCGAAGAGATCGAGGCCGCCCGCGCGCGCCTTGCCTCCATCGACGCCCAGATCGGGATCGTCAATAAGGGCATCAAGGATGCGACGGTGTTGGCGCCCATCAGCGGCTTGGTCACGCAGAAGATGGTCGATCAGGGAGAACTCCACGCGCCGGGAGTGCCGCTCGTTGTGATGGCCGACCTCGACAACGTGTGGGCAAACGTGTACCTGGACGAGCCCCTGGTGCCCAAGGTGTCGCTGGGCCAGACCGTCACGCTCTACACGGATGCCGGGGGGCCTGGCATCGAGGGCAAGATAACGTTTATCTCTGCCAAGGCCGAATTCACGCCGCGCAATGTTCAGACCGCCGACGAGCGATCGAAACTGGTCTTCCGGCTGAAGGTGAGCGTGGACAACCGCAAGGGCGTGCTGAAGCAGGGCATGCCTGTCGAGGCGGAGATCCTGTTCGCGAAGTAG
- a CDS encoding TIGR01777 family oxidoreductase gives MRILVAGGSGFLGSHLTTALTAAGHDVSILSRRANPGSASRATGPRTIAWTPDGSAGLWAKACGPIDAIFNLAGESIGDGRWSPARKAALVASRVNATRTLVHFIDRASPRPSLLINASAIGFYGDRGNDVLTEDAGAGSDFLASLCNDWETEARLAQSGETRVVLLRTGLVLDPRGGALAKMLLPFRLFAGGPFGSGRQFVSWIHRDDWVALAVWLLAAQNVSGPVNATAPAPVTNAEFARTLGRALRRPSWLPAPAFALRAALGEMAGPLLLFSQRVMPERAISAGFSFRYATLERALSNLLT, from the coding sequence ATGCGAATCCTTGTCGCCGGCGGATCGGGCTTCCTTGGCAGCCATCTTACGACTGCCCTCACCGCCGCCGGCCACGATGTCAGCATTCTCTCACGTCGGGCGAATCCGGGATCTGCAAGCCGCGCGACGGGCCCGCGGACGATCGCCTGGACACCCGATGGCTCAGCGGGTCTCTGGGCGAAGGCCTGCGGCCCGATCGACGCCATCTTTAACCTCGCCGGCGAGTCGATTGGCGACGGCCGATGGTCGCCGGCGCGCAAGGCCGCGCTCGTCGCCAGCCGCGTCAACGCCACCCGAACCCTCGTGCACTTCATCGATCGGGCATCGCCCCGGCCATCGCTGCTGATCAACGCGTCGGCGATTGGTTTCTACGGTGATCGCGGCAACGACGTCCTGACCGAAGACGCCGGAGCCGGTTCAGACTTTCTCGCCTCGCTCTGCAATGACTGGGAAACCGAAGCGCGCCTGGCACAGAGCGGCGAAACCAGGGTCGTTCTGCTGCGCACCGGCCTCGTCCTCGACCCACGCGGCGGCGCGCTGGCCAAAATGCTGTTGCCGTTCAGGCTGTTCGCGGGAGGGCCGTTCGGATCGGGCCGCCAGTTTGTGTCGTGGATTCACCGCGACGACTGGGTGGCCCTTGCGGTGTGGCTGCTTGCTGCACAGAACGTCTCGGGTCCGGTCAATGCAACGGCGCCAGCCCCGGTGACCAATGCGGAGTTCGCTCGTACGCTCGGTCGCGCGCTGCGCCGACCGTCGTGGCTGCCCGCCCCGGCCTTCGCCCTGAGAGCGGCGCTCGGCGAGATGGCCGGCCCGCTGCTCCTGTTCAGCCAGCGCGTCATGCCCGAGCGCGCGATCAGCGCCGGGTTTTCGTTCAGGTACGCCACGCTGGAGCGCGCGTTGTCGAATCTGCTCACTTGA